Within Wyeomyia smithii strain HCP4-BCI-WySm-NY-G18 chromosome 2, ASM2978416v1, whole genome shotgun sequence, the genomic segment AGCTGCAGCAGCTGCCGTCACGGTGGATGTCGTCGAAGAGGCTAACGACGTCGTCGAGGAAGCAGACGGTGGCGTTCGGAGCTGTCCGGATGACGATGCTGACAAGCAAGGATTTGGATTCTGACCGGCCATTGCTAAAGCTTCCGTAATGTTGCTGGAAATAGTGATACCATTGGCTTGCTGTTGCTGCTTTAGCTGCTGCAAACTGTTGGCGGAGCTGGAAGTAGAGAACTTCAGCAGCGAGTTAGCAGTCAGTGAACCGGAAAGACCGGATTTTTTGGCCACCTTCGTCAGCAGGGAGCAGCTGCTGAACGAAGCAGAATTCTTGACGTGCGTGGTCTTGCTAATACTGAGCGGGACAGTACAGGCGGTATTAAA encodes:
- the LOC129720468 gene encoding uncharacterized protein LOC129720468 codes for the protein MSSKNNYYIASFSPVKDVYKSVSTSSNYSSSSSLVSTASSARPQSQQSQQHISKTTHVKNSASFSSCSLLTKVAKKSGLSGSLTANSLLKFSTSSSANSLQQLKQQQQANGITISSNITEALAMAGQNPNPCLSASSSGQLRTPPSASSTTSLASSTTSTVTAAAAAPATSSTTAAAALSLSQFSKNNIVDYYV